From a single Populus nigra chromosome 18, ddPopNigr1.1, whole genome shotgun sequence genomic region:
- the LOC133678833 gene encoding protein KINESIN LIGHT CHAIN-RELATED 3-like: MPGIVMDGIDEEGIVNEMNGNSVPMKDNSVPNKSPRRKSSPHSRHSTGLDPPVDGVSVYGVAVDGVLDTSIEQLYENVCDMQSSDQSPLRHSFGSDGEESRIDSELRHLVGGEMREVEIMEEEEEEEEVDKPELGTHSNSSSKKGSSSGSKKSGNLDKTKSASTKSVSSRTSKKPLDSEASSKLTPQGKCPPEKPPIDKQNDRNLKKGNVGVRLMKKQRNSSLGGVKLPNGTEDSSESGLDNPDLGQFLLKQARDLISSGDNPQKALELALRAYKSFEICANDKPSLELVMCLHVTAAIHCSIGQYSEAIPILEHSIEIPVPEEGQEHALAKFAGYMQLGDTYAMLGQLEKSTKCYSTGLEVQKQVLGETDPRVGETCRYLAEAHVQALQFDDAQKVCQMALDIHRDNGSPASLEEAADRRLMGLICETKGDHEAALEHLVLASMAMVANGQEAEVACVDCSIGDAYLSLSRYDEAIFAYQKALTAFKTTKGENHPSVASVFVRLADLCNRTGKLRDSKSYCENALGIYEKPLLGIPPEEVASGLTDVSALYESMDELDQAIKLLKKALKKYKDAPGQQSTIAGIEAQMGVIYYMLGDYSESYNSFKNAISKLRSSGEKKSAFFGIALNQMGLACAQRNAINEAAELFEEAKIVLEQECGPYHPDTLGVYSNLAGTYDAMGRLDDAIEILEYVVGTREEKLGTANPDVVDEKKRLAELLKEAGRVRSRKAMSLENLLDDNSHGINTDGI; the protein is encoded by the exons ATGCCTGGAATTGTTATGGATGGAATTGATGAGGAAGGAATAGTGAATGAAATGAATGGAAATTCAGTGCCGATGAAGGACAATTCAGTGCCTAATAAGTCCCCAAGGAGAAAATCGAGTCCGCACAGCCGTCACAGTACTGGCCTAGATCCTCCTGTAGATGGAGTTTCTGTTTATGGAGTGGCAGTTGATGGGGTGCTTGACACCTCCATCGAGCAGCTTTATGAGAATGTGTGTGATATGCAGAGTTCTGATCAGTCTCCCTTAAGGCATAGCTTTGGATCTGATGGTGAAGAGTCTAGGATTGATTCAGAGTTGCGCCATCTGGTAGGAGGAGAGATGAGAGAGGTTGAGAtaatggaagaggaagaggaagaggaagaggtggATAAACCAGAACTTGGCACTCATAGCAACTCTTCTTCCAAGAAGGGAAGTTCATCAGGGAGCAAGAAGTCGGGGAACTTGGACAAGACCAAATCTGCAAGCACCAAGTCTGTTTCTTCAAGAACCTCAAAGAAGCCTTTGGACTCTGAAGCATCATCGAAGTTGACTCCTCAGGGAAAATGTCCTCCAGAGAAACCTCCTATTGACAAGCAGAATGATAGGAATTTGAAAAAAGGAAATGTGGGAGTCAGATTGatgaagaaacaaagaaattcTTCACTGGGAGGAGTAAAGTTACCGAATGGAACCGAGGATTCATCAGAATCGGGTTTAGATAATCCAGATCTTGGACAATTTTTGCTAAAGCAAGCAAGGGATTTGATTTCTTCAGGGGATAATCCCCAGAAAGCTCTTGAATTAGCTCTTCGAGCATATAAATCATTCGAAATATGTGCAAATGATAAACCCAGTTTAGAACTGGTAATGTGTTTGCATGTCACAGCAGCTATACACTGCAGCATAGGCCAGTATAGCGAGGCCATTCCCATTCTTGAGCATTCAATTGAGATTCCAGTGCCCGAGGAAGGCCAAGAGCATGCCCTTGCCAAGTTTGCTGGTTACATGCAGTTGGGTGATACTTATGCGATGCTGGGCCAGCTTGAGAAGTCAACAAAGTGCTACTCAACAGGATTGGAAGTGCAGAAACAAGTTCTGGGAGAAACTGACCCTAGAGTTGGCGAGACTTGTAGATATTTGGCTGAGGCCCATGTTCAAGCATTGCAGTTTGATGATGCGCAGAAGGTTTGCCAGATGGCTCTAGACATTCATAGAGACAACGGTTCTCCTGCTTCTCTTGAAGAGGCAGCGGATCGACGGCTTATGGGTCTTATATGTGAAACAAAGGGAGATCATGAAGCTGCTCTTGAACATCTTGTGTTAGCCAGTATGGCCATGGTGGCAAATGGCCAGGAAGCTGAGGTGGCCTGTGTTGATTGTAGCATCGGAGATGCATACTTATCTTTGTCTAGGTATGATGAGGCTATTTTTGCTTATCAAAAAGCACTCACAGCTTTTAAGACAACAAAAGGAGAGAATCATCCATCTGTTGCTTCAGTTTTTGTTCGTTTGGCTGATTTATGTAACAGAACTGGGAAGTTGAGGGACTCAAAATCATATTGTGAGAATGCCCTTGGGATTTACGAAAAGCCCTTGCTAGGGATCCCTCCAGAGGAGGTCGCTAGTGGTCTCACTGATGTTTCTGCTTTATATGAATCAATGGATGAGCTCGATCAGGCAATCAAGTTGCTAAAGAAGGCgttaaagaaatataaagatGCACCTGGCCAACAAAGCACAATTGCTGGAATTGAAGCTCAAATGGGTGTCATATACTACATGCTGGGAGATTATTCCGAATCTTACAACTCCTTTAAGAACGCAATTTCAAAGCTCCGTTCAAGCGGAGAGAAGAAATCTGCTTTTTTTGGCATTGCTCTCAACCAAATGGGTCTCGCCTGTGCGCAGCGCAATGCTATAAATGAGGCTGCAGAATTGTTTGAGGAAGCCAAGATTGTTCTGGAACAAGAGTGTGGACCATATCACCCTGACACTCTTGGGGTATATAGCAATCTTGCAGGCACTTATGATGCAATGGGCAG GTTGGACGATGCAATTGAAATCTTGGAGTATGTTGTCGGGACGAGGGAGGAAAAGCTCGGGACAGCAAATCCAGATGttgttgatgagaaaaaaaGGCTGGCCGAGCTGTTGAAAGAAGCTGGCAGAGTTCGGAGCAGAAAAGCCATGTCACTGGAGAACCTCCTTGATGACAACTCTCATGGCATAAACACTGATGGCATTTAG
- the LOC133678832 gene encoding pentatricopeptide repeat-containing protein At1g11290, chloroplastic-like isoform X2, producing MDVSKVNRMIKECTEDGFFEDAIRVYLDFIESGFPVEEFRFFPCLIKAFGGLYDVNKGKQIHGHLLKFGFLQDIFVKNSLLGMYWKCGAGGNAVDMFERMEERDSVSWNTMISGFCQSGEYVKSLVMFRRMVKECGGSYHNRVACLAALSSCASIKCLTHGLEIHGFLVKNGLDSDEFLVSALIEMYMKCGDIKNAENVFERIRDNELVGRNMAVWNVMILGYVSNECLSLALELFVEMLELGISPDSSTVVVVLVLCSQLLDLTVGKQIHGLILGLGLDDDVRVGTALMEMYFKCGDPETSLQIFKRSQNHNLVMWGSVMLNCAQNGYPNEALQFFSEFMLDCGFPDPVILLAALRACSFLSLKPRGMAIHGFAMKMGFDSDVFVGGALVDFYGKCGDMEYAQQVFYGLSTRDLVSWNALISGFAQNKCADEALKAFRDMQSKQIKPNTVTMACILSVCTHLSVMILCKEVHCYLLRHWFEINALVNNSLISAYAKCGDIHSSRTVFEKLPVRNEVTWNSILLGFGMHGRTDEMFATFEKMKEANIKPDHGTFTSLLSSCSHSGKVDAGWKYFNSMMEDYNLEPRVEQYTCMVDLLGRAGNLNQAYDLIMSMPCSPDDRIWGSLLASCKNHGNTKLAEVVANHIFELDASSVGYRVLLANLYEDSGNLNEVFRVRTEIKQMGLKKQPGCSWIEVDNSIHKFVAGDYSHDRSGDIYATIESLSLEMKRVGYVPHIQAASNKYWA from the coding sequence ATGGATGTTTCAAAGGTTAATAGGATGATTAAGGAGTGTACAGAAGATGGGTTTTTTGAGGATGCAATTAGAGTGTATCTTGATTTCATTGAATCTGGTTTTCCAGTTGAGGAGTTCAGGTTCTTTCCTTGTTTGATTAAAGCGTTTGGTGGACTTTATGATGTTAATAAAGGGAAACAAATTCATGGGCATTTGTTGAAGTTTGGGTTTTTACAAGACATTTTTGTTAAGAATTCTCTTTTGGGTATGTATTGGAAATGTGGGGCTGGTGGGAATGCGGTTGACATGTTTGAGAGGATGGAGGAGAGAGATTCAGTTTCGTGGAATACAATGATATCTGGGTTTTGTCAATCGGGAGAGTATGTGAAATCGTTGGTGATGTTTAGAAGGATGGTTAAGGAATGTGGTGGTTCATATCATAACCGGGTGGCATGTCTTGCTGCTCTTTCATCGTGCGCTTCAATTAAGTGTTTGACTCATGGGCTAGAGATTCATGGGTTCCTTGTGAAAAATGGGTTGGATTCTGATGAGTTCTTGGTGAGTGCGTTGATTGAAATGTACATGAAATGTGGAGATATAAAGAATGCTGAAAATGTTTTTGAGAGAATTCGGGATAATGAGTTGGTGGGAAGGAATATGGCGGTATGGAATGTGATGATCTTGGGGTATGTTTCAAATGAATGTCTTTCATTGGCTTTGGAATTGTTTGTTGAAATGTTAGAATTAGGGATTAGCCCAGATTCCTCAACTGTAGTGGTTGTTTTAGTTTTGTGCTCCCAGTTGCTGGATTTAACTGTTGGAAAGCAAATCCATGGACTCATTCTGGGTCTTGGCCTGGATGATGATGTAAGAGTTGGAACAGCTCTTATGGAGATGTATTTTAAATGTGGTGATCCTGAAACCAGTTTGCAAATATTCAAAAGGTCTCAAAATCATAACTTAGTCATGTGGGGTTCAGTGATGTTGAATTGTGCTCAGAATGGTTACCCAAATGAAGCATTGCAATTTTTCAGTGAGTTTATGTTGGATTGTGGTTTTCCAGATCCTGTCATTCTTTTGGCTGCACTCCGGGCATGTTCATTCTTGTCTCTTAAGCCTAGAGGGATGGCAATTCATGGGTTTGCTATGAAGATGGGGTTTGATTCTGATGTTTTTGTTGGTGGTGCTCTAGTTGATTTCTATGGAAAATGTGGAGACATGGAGTATGCTCAACAAGTTTTTTATGGATTATCAACCAGAGATCTGGTATCGTGGAATGCGCTAATATCTGGATTTGCTCAAAATAAGTGTGCAGATGAAGCTTTGAAGGCATTTCGTGATATGCAATCTAAACAAATCAAGCCCAATACTGTAACCATGGCATGTATTCTTTCTGTTTGCACTCACTTGTCAGTCATGATCCTTTGTAAGGAGGTTCACTGCTACCTGCTAAGGCATTGGTTTGAGATCAATGCTCTTGTAAACAACTCTCTAATAAGTGCCTATGCCAAATGCGGGGACATACATAGCTCACGGACTGTGTTTGAAAAATTGCCTGTACGAAATGAAGTCACGTGGAATTCAATCCTACTGGGTTTTGGAATGCATGGCCGTACTGATGAAATGTTTGCAACATTTGAAAAGATGAAAGAAGCGAACATAAAGCCTGACCATGGAACTTTTACTTCCCTCCTTTCCAGCTGCAGCCATTCTGGGAAGGTTGACGCGGGATGGAAATATTTCAATAGCATGATGGAAGACTATAACCTTGAACCTCGAGTTGAACAATATACTTGCATGGTTGATCTTCTGGGCCGAGCTGGCAATCTAAATCAGGCATATGATCTGATAATGTCAATGCCTTGCTCCCCAGATGATAGAATATGGGGTTCCCTTCTGGCATCCTGCAAAAATCATGGTAACACAAAGTTGGCAGAGGTTGTGGCAAATCACATATTTGAACTTGATGCTTCAAGTGTTGGTTACCGTGTACTCCTCGCAAATTTGTATGAAGATTCTGGAAATTTGAATGAAGTTTTTCGAGTTCGAactgaaattaaacaaatggGACTGAAAAAGCAGCCTGGATGCAGTTGGATTGAAGTTGATAACAGTATACATAAATTTGTTGCTGGTGATTACTCACATGATCGGTCTGGGGATATCTATGCAACCATAGAAAGTTTATCACTAGAAATGAAAAGAGTGGGGTATGTTCCTCACATTCAAGCAGCAAGCAACAAGTACTGGGCTTGA
- the LOC133678832 gene encoding pentatricopeptide repeat-containing protein At1g11290, chloroplastic-like isoform X1: MEIVRSHWLPLNGHCLSHKLVSVPYKVTLRNLEKTTLISCSLQNNATSIRLAENPSEKSSYSRGFLIRNSVMDVSKVNRMIKECTEDGFFEDAIRVYLDFIESGFPVEEFRFFPCLIKAFGGLYDVNKGKQIHGHLLKFGFLQDIFVKNSLLGMYWKCGAGGNAVDMFERMEERDSVSWNTMISGFCQSGEYVKSLVMFRRMVKECGGSYHNRVACLAALSSCASIKCLTHGLEIHGFLVKNGLDSDEFLVSALIEMYMKCGDIKNAENVFERIRDNELVGRNMAVWNVMILGYVSNECLSLALELFVEMLELGISPDSSTVVVVLVLCSQLLDLTVGKQIHGLILGLGLDDDVRVGTALMEMYFKCGDPETSLQIFKRSQNHNLVMWGSVMLNCAQNGYPNEALQFFSEFMLDCGFPDPVILLAALRACSFLSLKPRGMAIHGFAMKMGFDSDVFVGGALVDFYGKCGDMEYAQQVFYGLSTRDLVSWNALISGFAQNKCADEALKAFRDMQSKQIKPNTVTMACILSVCTHLSVMILCKEVHCYLLRHWFEINALVNNSLISAYAKCGDIHSSRTVFEKLPVRNEVTWNSILLGFGMHGRTDEMFATFEKMKEANIKPDHGTFTSLLSSCSHSGKVDAGWKYFNSMMEDYNLEPRVEQYTCMVDLLGRAGNLNQAYDLIMSMPCSPDDRIWGSLLASCKNHGNTKLAEVVANHIFELDASSVGYRVLLANLYEDSGNLNEVFRVRTEIKQMGLKKQPGCSWIEVDNSIHKFVAGDYSHDRSGDIYATIESLSLEMKRVGYVPHIQAASNKYWA, translated from the coding sequence ATGGAAATTGTACGGTCACACTGGCTTCCATTGAATGGTCATTGCTTGAGTCACAAACTTGTGTCAGTTCCGTACAAGGTAACTCTCAGAAATCTTGAAAAGAcaactttaatttcttgtagCTTACAAAATAATGCTACTTCAATTCGGTTAGCTGAAAACCCATCTGAGAAATCAAGTTATTCACGTGGGTTTTTGATCAGGAACTCTGTTATGGATGTTTCAAAGGTTAATAGGATGATTAAGGAGTGTACAGAAGATGGGTTTTTTGAGGATGCAATTAGAGTGTATCTTGATTTCATTGAATCTGGTTTTCCAGTTGAGGAGTTCAGGTTCTTTCCTTGTTTGATTAAAGCGTTTGGTGGACTTTATGATGTTAATAAAGGGAAACAAATTCATGGGCATTTGTTGAAGTTTGGGTTTTTACAAGACATTTTTGTTAAGAATTCTCTTTTGGGTATGTATTGGAAATGTGGGGCTGGTGGGAATGCGGTTGACATGTTTGAGAGGATGGAGGAGAGAGATTCAGTTTCGTGGAATACAATGATATCTGGGTTTTGTCAATCGGGAGAGTATGTGAAATCGTTGGTGATGTTTAGAAGGATGGTTAAGGAATGTGGTGGTTCATATCATAACCGGGTGGCATGTCTTGCTGCTCTTTCATCGTGCGCTTCAATTAAGTGTTTGACTCATGGGCTAGAGATTCATGGGTTCCTTGTGAAAAATGGGTTGGATTCTGATGAGTTCTTGGTGAGTGCGTTGATTGAAATGTACATGAAATGTGGAGATATAAAGAATGCTGAAAATGTTTTTGAGAGAATTCGGGATAATGAGTTGGTGGGAAGGAATATGGCGGTATGGAATGTGATGATCTTGGGGTATGTTTCAAATGAATGTCTTTCATTGGCTTTGGAATTGTTTGTTGAAATGTTAGAATTAGGGATTAGCCCAGATTCCTCAACTGTAGTGGTTGTTTTAGTTTTGTGCTCCCAGTTGCTGGATTTAACTGTTGGAAAGCAAATCCATGGACTCATTCTGGGTCTTGGCCTGGATGATGATGTAAGAGTTGGAACAGCTCTTATGGAGATGTATTTTAAATGTGGTGATCCTGAAACCAGTTTGCAAATATTCAAAAGGTCTCAAAATCATAACTTAGTCATGTGGGGTTCAGTGATGTTGAATTGTGCTCAGAATGGTTACCCAAATGAAGCATTGCAATTTTTCAGTGAGTTTATGTTGGATTGTGGTTTTCCAGATCCTGTCATTCTTTTGGCTGCACTCCGGGCATGTTCATTCTTGTCTCTTAAGCCTAGAGGGATGGCAATTCATGGGTTTGCTATGAAGATGGGGTTTGATTCTGATGTTTTTGTTGGTGGTGCTCTAGTTGATTTCTATGGAAAATGTGGAGACATGGAGTATGCTCAACAAGTTTTTTATGGATTATCAACCAGAGATCTGGTATCGTGGAATGCGCTAATATCTGGATTTGCTCAAAATAAGTGTGCAGATGAAGCTTTGAAGGCATTTCGTGATATGCAATCTAAACAAATCAAGCCCAATACTGTAACCATGGCATGTATTCTTTCTGTTTGCACTCACTTGTCAGTCATGATCCTTTGTAAGGAGGTTCACTGCTACCTGCTAAGGCATTGGTTTGAGATCAATGCTCTTGTAAACAACTCTCTAATAAGTGCCTATGCCAAATGCGGGGACATACATAGCTCACGGACTGTGTTTGAAAAATTGCCTGTACGAAATGAAGTCACGTGGAATTCAATCCTACTGGGTTTTGGAATGCATGGCCGTACTGATGAAATGTTTGCAACATTTGAAAAGATGAAAGAAGCGAACATAAAGCCTGACCATGGAACTTTTACTTCCCTCCTTTCCAGCTGCAGCCATTCTGGGAAGGTTGACGCGGGATGGAAATATTTCAATAGCATGATGGAAGACTATAACCTTGAACCTCGAGTTGAACAATATACTTGCATGGTTGATCTTCTGGGCCGAGCTGGCAATCTAAATCAGGCATATGATCTGATAATGTCAATGCCTTGCTCCCCAGATGATAGAATATGGGGTTCCCTTCTGGCATCCTGCAAAAATCATGGTAACACAAAGTTGGCAGAGGTTGTGGCAAATCACATATTTGAACTTGATGCTTCAAGTGTTGGTTACCGTGTACTCCTCGCAAATTTGTATGAAGATTCTGGAAATTTGAATGAAGTTTTTCGAGTTCGAactgaaattaaacaaatggGACTGAAAAAGCAGCCTGGATGCAGTTGGATTGAAGTTGATAACAGTATACATAAATTTGTTGCTGGTGATTACTCACATGATCGGTCTGGGGATATCTATGCAACCATAGAAAGTTTATCACTAGAAATGAAAAGAGTGGGGTATGTTCCTCACATTCAAGCAGCAAGCAACAAGTACTGGGCTTGA
- the LOC133678834 gene encoding uncharacterized protein LOC133678834 has protein sequence MESKSSGSPASFIDNLVVPGDVVVDLSSMTNQTIKLGGGLRQDSDAISVMKAGKLRFSKPNKYWVETSQKRYVPCAEDSVLGIVVDSKSDNFLIDIKGPALAFLPVLAFEGGTRRNIPKFEAGTLLYVRVVKANPGMNPELSCTDASGKAAEFGALKDGYMFECSTGLSRMLLSSPTCPVLEALGKKLSFEIAVGLNGRVWVNANSPSIVIIVANAIMNSETLSGVQQKIMAEKLLHKIQND, from the exons ATGGAGAGTAAATCCTCCGGTTCGCCGGCGAGCTTTATTGATAACTTAGTG GTACCAGGAGATGTGGTTGTTGATCTTTCTAGCATGACTAACCAGACAATTAAGCTTGGTGGTGGGCTCCGTCAG GACTCTGATGCTATATCTGTAATGAAAGCAGGGAAATTGAGGTTCTCAAAGCCAAATAAATATTGGGTTGAAACCTCCCAAAAGAGG TATGTGCCGTGTGCGGAGGACAGTGTTCTTGGAATTGTTGTAGACTCTAAATCAGAT AACTTTCTTATCGACATAAAAGGACCTGCCTTGGCTTTTTTGCCTGTGCTTGCATTTGAAGGAGGGACCAGGAGAAACATACCCAAATTTGAG GCAGGTACCCTGCTCTATGTTCGAGTTGTGAAGGCAAATCCTGGAATGAATCCTGAGTTGTCATGCACTGATG CCAGTGGGAAGGCAGCAGAATTTGGTGCCCTCAAAGATGGCTACATGTTTGAATGTTCAACTGGTCTATCAAGAAT gcTGTTGAGCTCACCAACATGTCCGGTTCTTGAGGCTCTTGGCAAGAAGCTCTCCTTTGAGATAGCAGTCGGCTTAAATGGCCGTGTTTGG GTGAATGCTAATTCTCCATCAATAGTTATTATTGTTGCCAATGCAATCATGAATTCGGAGACTTTAAGTGGAGTGCAGCAGAAAATTATGGCAGAGAAATTGCTGCATAAAATTCAG AATGATTGA